One genomic region from Chloroflexota bacterium encodes:
- a CDS encoding iron-containing alcohol dehydrogenase: protein MSDFEKARELMREFKGDSYVYGLGVLDEIGSLTAELGKRAALVYTVFPGNEVLIQRIEDSLKAAGVELLGTIEGAAPNAPREDLFRITAELKALNPDVIVCLGGGSTLDATKAAEVLRTLGGEIDEYFGTGRVTEKLRQTGKKLTPVVAIQTAASSGAHLTKYSNITDVHTGQKKLIVDDAIVPVRALFDYELTKTMPPGFTADGALDGVAHALEVLIGAVGKPYYSKMVEVASEAIRLVVNYVERAVKNPHDMEARTALGLATDLGGYSIMLGGTNGGHLTSFSLVDILSHGRACAIMNPYYVVFFAPAVEEPLRIVGNIFKEAGLTDADIDALSGRELGMAVAKAMMELSRRIGFPTTLGEVKGFTQEHIERALTAAKDPQLKMKLENMPVPLTAEMVDEYMAPILEAARTGDLTLIKNVP from the coding sequence ATGTCAGATTTTGAGAAAGCAAGAGAATTGATGCGCGAGTTCAAGGGGGATAGCTACGTATACGGCTTGGGCGTGCTGGACGAAATAGGAAGCCTGACCGCCGAGCTAGGCAAGCGGGCTGCTCTGGTGTATACTGTGTTCCCTGGCAATGAAGTGCTCATCCAGAGGATCGAAGATTCGCTGAAGGCAGCCGGTGTTGAGCTGCTTGGAACAATCGAAGGGGCTGCACCCAATGCGCCGCGCGAGGACCTCTTCCGTATCACAGCCGAACTTAAGGCGCTGAATCCCGACGTCATCGTATGCCTGGGTGGTGGTAGTACCCTGGATGCCACCAAGGCTGCCGAAGTATTGCGTACTCTAGGTGGTGAAATTGATGAGTACTTTGGCACGGGCAGGGTAACGGAGAAGCTGCGCCAGACCGGCAAGAAACTCACCCCGGTAGTTGCCATCCAGACAGCGGCCAGTTCCGGGGCGCACCTGACCAAATATTCCAATATCACGGATGTGCACACTGGGCAGAAGAAATTGATCGTGGATGATGCGATTGTGCCCGTCCGAGCGCTCTTTGACTACGAACTGACCAAGACCATGCCGCCAGGATTCACAGCGGATGGGGCGTTGGATGGCGTTGCGCATGCGCTGGAAGTACTCATAGGAGCAGTGGGGAAACCCTATTACTCCAAGATGGTGGAGGTAGCCAGCGAGGCTATTCGCCTGGTGGTGAACTATGTCGAGCGCGCGGTGAAGAATCCCCATGATATGGAGGCACGCACTGCGTTGGGTCTGGCCACCGATCTGGGTGGTTATTCCATTATGTTAGGTGGCACCAATGGCGGGCATCTCACCAGTTTCTCGCTCGTGGACATCCTCAGCCACGGTCGAGCGTGTGCGATCATGAACCCCTACTATGTCGTTTTCTTCGCTCCAGCCGTGGAGGAGCCACTGCGCATTGTGGGTAACATTTTCAAGGAGGCTGGCCTGACCGATGCCGACATAGATGCGCTCAGTGGACGCGAGTTGGGCATGGCTGTGGCCAAAGCGATGATGGAGCTCAGCCGACGCATTGGTTTCCCGACCACTTTGGGAGAGGTCAAGGGCTTCACCCAAGAGCATATCGAGCGTGCGCTGACTGCAGCCAAAGATCCACAACTCAAGATGAAGTTGGAGAACATGCCTGTGCCACTGACAGCAGAGATGGTTGACGAGTACATGGCGCCCATTCTGGAAGCGGCCCGCACAGGCGACCTGACCCTGATCAAGAACGTTCCGTAG
- a CDS encoding peptidylprolyl isomerase has protein sequence MAVLDSMIDDELIRQEAARRNITVTPEELQEEIEQQFGYQRNPPTPTPTPITATLTITVTPTPTEAPMTLEEFQTNYNQYVIAVRKNAGMSEAAFRRLFESSIYRRKLEEALAAEVPTTAEQVHARHILVETEEEAQKVKERLQAGEDFAALAKELSKDTGSASEGGDLGWFPRGVMVTAFEEAAFALQPGEISDIVQTSFGYHIINLIERDPNRPLDEDFLAQKKASALDDWLEQQRNSEAVKRYWSSDKVPPIK, from the coding sequence ATGGCCGTTTTGGACAGTATGATTGATGATGAGTTGATCCGGCAGGAAGCTGCCCGTCGCAATATCACCGTCACGCCTGAAGAGCTACAGGAGGAAATTGAACAGCAGTTCGGCTACCAACGCAACCCACCTACTCCAACGCCGACACCAATTACTGCAACCCTCACGATCACAGTAACTCCGACCCCTACGGAAGCACCAATGACCTTGGAGGAATTTCAGACGAACTACAACCAGTACGTCATTGCCGTGCGCAAGAACGCGGGGATGAGCGAAGCAGCCTTTCGTCGTCTGTTCGAATCAAGCATATACCGACGCAAGCTTGAGGAGGCGCTTGCTGCGGAAGTACCCACGACAGCGGAGCAGGTCCATGCACGGCACATCCTGGTGGAAACAGAGGAAGAAGCACAGAAAGTGAAGGAACGCCTTCAGGCAGGCGAGGATTTTGCCGCTTTGGCCAAGGAACTTTCAAAAGATACAGGCTCTGCCAGCGAGGGTGGCGATCTGGGTTGGTTCCCACGCGGCGTGATGGTCACTGCATTCGAGGAAGCAGCGTTTGCCCTTCAGCCAGGGGAAATCAGCGATATTGTACAGACAAGTTTCGGATACCATATCATCAACCTTATCGAGCGCGATCCCAACCGGCCCCTGGATGAAGACTTTCTGGCACAGAAGAAGGCCTCTGCGCTGGATGATTGGCTTGAGCAACAGCGGAATTCAGAGGCGGTCAAGCGGTACTGGTCTTCCGACAAAGTACCGCCGATCAAGTAA
- a CDS encoding 30S ribosomal protein S18: MERDQRPGFYRPSPRRQCPFCANKSLTIDYKKVDLLQNYITERGKIAARRSTGLCAKHQRCLAVAIKRARHLALLPFVAELVRKG, from the coding sequence ATGGAAAGAGACCAACGCCCAGGGTTTTACCGACCGAGTCCTCGTCGGCAATGCCCTTTTTGTGCGAACAAGTCTCTGACCATTGACTACAAAAAGGTTGATCTGTTGCAGAACTATATCACAGAGCGGGGTAAGATTGCGGCCCGGCGTAGCACTGGCCTTTGTGCTAAGCACCAGCGTTGCCTAGCTGTGGCCATCAAGCGTGCACGGCATCTGGCGCTACTGCCCTTTGTTGCTGAACTAGTTCGCAAAGGTTAG
- the rpsF gene encoding 30S ribosomal protein S6 yields the protein MPEYELVFIVQPEMEEEPLTTLVNKVSQTISDLQGQVRQVEPWGKRRLAYPIKKHREGFYYLMLLELPASAVRSLDRALRLMEDVIRYLIVRKDETSTP from the coding sequence ATGCCAGAATACGAACTGGTCTTTATCGTCCAGCCTGAGATGGAAGAAGAACCCCTTACCACGCTGGTAAACAAGGTTTCGCAAACCATTAGCGATCTCCAAGGCCAGGTTCGCCAGGTCGAGCCTTGGGGCAAACGTAGGCTGGCGTATCCCATCAAAAAGCATCGGGAAGGTTTCTATTACTTGATGCTACTAGAACTGCCTGCATCGGCTGTGCGCAGCCTGGACAGAGCTCTACGGTTGATGGAAGACGTGATTCGCTATCTGATCGTACGCAAAGACGAAACGAGCACACCATAG
- a CDS encoding lysoplasmalogenase, whose product MFPLPYRYPFNWFLYALFALELALLAGGLFFGKLNKEETGRLPRPLRMLLSALLVLAAFLGWQVGARETPFQSYATLIFLGMVAGFVGDLIMAELIPVPNRLIFGMIEFGIGHLFYIAAFLNLGFHSRLIHISAYIIILLLAMLGFCLWAWYAYVRKPGGSKAINIGSLAYSLLIGLMVALAMILAIGNTRFVPLALGTWLFLSSDLILGNWVIRGHTWRSVNDVIWVAYVCGQLLIVYSVAAALNTWQ is encoded by the coding sequence ATGTTCCCATTACCCTATCGCTATCCCTTCAACTGGTTTCTGTACGCGCTGTTCGCTTTAGAACTTGCTTTGCTTGCGGGTGGACTTTTCTTTGGCAAACTGAACAAAGAGGAAACAGGTCGCCTGCCACGCCCATTGCGGATGCTCCTGTCGGCACTGTTGGTGTTGGCCGCTTTTCTGGGTTGGCAGGTAGGCGCACGCGAGACACCCTTTCAGAGCTACGCCACCCTAATCTTCTTGGGCATGGTTGCCGGTTTTGTCGGTGATTTGATCATGGCAGAACTGATACCAGTGCCCAACCGGCTTATCTTTGGCATGATCGAATTCGGCATTGGCCACCTATTCTACATTGCCGCGTTTCTGAACCTAGGGTTCCATTCCCGCTTGATCCACATAAGCGCTTACATTATCATTCTACTGCTCGCAATGCTCGGATTTTGCCTATGGGCATGGTATGCCTATGTGCGCAAACCTGGTGGGAGCAAAGCAATTAATATTGGCAGTTTGGCCTACAGTTTGCTGATTGGGCTCATGGTTGCATTAGCCATGATCTTGGCGATTGGCAATACGCGCTTCGTGCCTCTGGCGCTGGGGACATGGCTATTTCTGTCCTCTGACCTTATCCTGGGCAACTGGGTTATCCGTGGTCATACCTGGAGGTCAGTGAACGATGTCATCTGGGTTGCGTATGTTTGTGGGCAATTGCTTATCGTTTATTCGGTGGCAGCAGCATTAAATACGTGGCAATAA
- a CDS encoding thermonuclease family protein, whose product MRKILILITLILLLTACGDEARPTTTLQPTYTPLPTYTPYLSNTPSPTDTPVFLPALQGWQEAQVVQVHDGDTTEVLILGQAYRVRYIGINAPEEGELCFEEARRFNTYLVTRLGKIVYLEKDISETDQYGRLLRYVWVAGSDEYIMVNAELVAMGYARAIAYPPDVKYQALLTQMEQQARQAGLVGCWPTATPTVTPSATPQKATATVTAQAATSTPTLSAGCPQGCITPPPGCVIKGNISSSTGEKIYHMPGQRYYDQTTIDPSKGERWFCTEEEAIANGWRKSKR is encoded by the coding sequence GTGCGGAAGATTCTTATTTTGATAACCCTCATCCTTTTGCTCACGGCCTGTGGAGACGAGGCGAGACCAACCACAACTCTGCAGCCTACCTATACCCCTTTGCCCACCTACACACCCTACCTCTCCAACACACCAAGCCCTACCGACACCCCAGTGTTCTTGCCCGCTTTGCAGGGCTGGCAGGAAGCGCAAGTTGTGCAGGTCCATGATGGGGATACAACCGAGGTCCTGATCCTTGGCCAGGCATATCGAGTGCGATATATTGGCATCAATGCGCCTGAAGAGGGTGAATTATGTTTCGAAGAAGCGAGGCGTTTTAATACCTATTTGGTCACACGCCTGGGCAAGATTGTTTACTTAGAAAAGGATATCAGTGAAACCGATCAGTATGGCAGGTTGCTGCGTTACGTGTGGGTTGCAGGATCGGATGAGTATATCATGGTCAACGCCGAACTAGTGGCTATGGGCTATGCCAGGGCCATCGCATATCCGCCGGATGTAAAGTACCAAGCACTTTTGACGCAGATGGAGCAACAAGCACGCCAGGCGGGTCTCGTAGGGTGCTGGCCCACAGCAACTCCTACGGTTACGCCCTCGGCTACGCCTCAGAAAGCCACGGCTACCGTTACAGCTCAGGCAGCTACAAGTACACCCACACTTTCAGCGGGCTGTCCTCAAGGATGCATCACGCCACCACCGGGCTGCGTGATTAAGGGTAATATCAGTTCAAGCACGGGAGAGAAGATATATCATATGCCCGGCCAGCGTTACTATGACCAGACGACTATCGATCCCAGCAAGGGAGAACGCTGGTTCTGCACTGAGGAAGAAGCAATCGCCAACGGCTGGCGGAAAAGCAAAAGATAG
- a CDS encoding aldehyde ferredoxin oxidoreductase family protein: MHGFMGKLLVVDLSNGHISTLPLDERAARQFVGGAGLACHYLYDRVDRNTDPLGPENPLIFMTGPLVGTAAPLCGRYVVCARSPLTGLWGESNSGGRFGPYLRFSGYDGILFTGRAPYPVYLFIWNGGAELRDARGLWGKDSYETQAAIRDEQKQFQLSIACIGLAGENLVKYAAVMNDWGRAAGRTGMGAVMGAKNLKAIAVGGDFQVPLADEAKFKAAAQAAAEEIKADVKAQFLAAGGTASAIDTTMWIGDVPSKYFTMALWEPVSNLSGATMAETILMGRKACYRCVVGCGRVTKVTGKHVTERIDGPEYETAVAFGSLILSDDLPGAAYASHLCNVYGLDTISAGVTIAFAYYLYDQGIISKADTGGLELRWGDIETALTLVEQIASRKGFGAVLAEGSRYLGRKYGVEDLAVQVNGLEVPMHEPRAFTGMALVYATSPRGACHNQGDMYLVDLGAPVPELDIQIGNRLESSEEKALMTARVMNWRSLYNSLIMCVFGNPPANYILDMLNSATGWDLQLSDLLPLGERAFNLKRLLNGKLGLTAENDRLPKLLLQPLPGDAVETQVPDMDVLLPAYYRVRGWDRQTGMPTRAKLQELGLEDLAW, from the coding sequence ATGCACGGTTTCATGGGCAAGTTGCTGGTCGTAGACCTAAGCAACGGTCATATTTCCACTTTACCACTGGATGAACGAGCCGCGCGGCAGTTTGTTGGTGGAGCCGGTTTGGCTTGCCACTACCTTTACGATCGTGTTGACCGCAATACCGATCCACTTGGTCCAGAGAACCCACTGATATTCATGACTGGGCCACTCGTTGGAACGGCAGCTCCTTTGTGTGGGCGCTATGTGGTCTGTGCCCGCTCCCCCCTAACTGGCCTTTGGGGTGAGTCAAACTCTGGTGGCCGCTTTGGTCCGTACCTGCGCTTCTCCGGATACGATGGCATATTGTTCACCGGCAGAGCGCCTTATCCAGTGTACCTTTTCATTTGGAATGGAGGGGCAGAGCTCAGGGATGCCAGGGGGCTCTGGGGCAAAGACTCGTATGAGACGCAAGCCGCCATCCGAGATGAGCAAAAGCAATTCCAACTTAGTATTGCCTGCATCGGCTTGGCAGGCGAGAATTTGGTCAAGTACGCTGCCGTGATGAATGATTGGGGCCGCGCAGCGGGACGCACTGGGATGGGTGCGGTGATGGGCGCAAAGAACCTGAAAGCAATCGCTGTTGGCGGTGATTTCCAGGTGCCGCTGGCCGACGAGGCGAAATTCAAAGCCGCAGCCCAGGCAGCGGCCGAGGAAATCAAAGCGGATGTCAAGGCACAATTTCTCGCTGCAGGCGGTACAGCTTCTGCGATTGACACGACGATGTGGATAGGCGATGTGCCCAGCAAGTACTTTACTATGGCCTTGTGGGAACCTGTGTCCAATCTAAGCGGTGCAACAATGGCCGAAACCATCCTTATGGGCAGAAAAGCCTGCTATCGCTGCGTCGTGGGCTGCGGTCGGGTGACGAAAGTAACAGGCAAACACGTGACAGAAAGGATTGATGGACCAGAGTACGAGACGGCGGTTGCTTTTGGCTCGTTGATCCTCAGCGATGACCTGCCCGGAGCGGCTTATGCCAGCCATTTATGTAATGTATACGGGCTGGACACAATTAGTGCAGGCGTAACGATTGCCTTCGCTTATTATTTGTACGACCAAGGAATTATTTCCAAGGCCGATACTGGCGGCCTGGAATTGAGATGGGGCGATATCGAAACCGCTTTGACCCTAGTTGAACAAATTGCTAGCCGTAAGGGTTTTGGAGCAGTGCTGGCTGAAGGGTCGCGTTACTTAGGTCGCAAGTATGGCGTTGAGGATTTAGCAGTGCAGGTTAATGGGCTGGAAGTGCCCATGCATGAACCGCGTGCGTTTACAGGTATGGCCTTGGTCTATGCCACTTCGCCCCGAGGCGCCTGTCACAATCAGGGTGATATGTACCTGGTAGATCTGGGTGCTCCAGTGCCTGAACTCGATATCCAGATTGGCAACCGCCTGGAAAGTTCGGAGGAGAAAGCACTGATGACCGCTCGGGTCATGAACTGGCGTAGTCTTTACAATTCGCTGATTATGTGCGTTTTTGGCAATCCGCCAGCAAACTATATCCTGGACATGCTCAATAGCGCTACCGGTTGGGACTTGCAGCTAAGCGATCTCCTGCCTCTTGGGGAGCGCGCTTTTAACCTCAAGCGTCTGCTCAATGGCAAGTTGGGCCTGACGGCTGAGAATGACCGCTTGCCCAAACTACTGCTACAACCGCTGCCCGGCGATGCCGTAGAGACACAGGTGCCTGATATGGATGTGCTGCTACCTGCATACTATCGGGTGCGCGGCTGGGACCGACAAACAGGTATGCCTACTCGTGCCAAGTTGCAAGAGTTGGGCTTGGAAGACCTAGCTTGGTAA
- a CDS encoding iron-containing alcohol dehydrogenase, whose amino-acid sequence MWYFNSPLIVFGEEALSELTRIEGKKAFIVTDANIARLGYVEMVAQQLRAAGLEYRVFAEVEPDPSLQTVRRGADLMREYEPDWIIGLGGGSSMDAAKAMWVLYEHPELVPEGINPVEPLKLRQKARLITIPTTSGTGAEVTWAIVLTDTQEQRKLSLGSRENMADMAIVDPVFVAGLPPQITADTGMDALTHAVEGYTTAWHNDFCDGLCLMATKLVFDYLPRAVANGRDTEAREKMHNAACIAGLGFGNSLAAMAHAMGHSLGAVFHMPHGRAVGLVLPYTVEFTGNVIADRYADIARFIGLTVASPEEGARVLANQIRNLARNINQPLSLQDAGITTQQFEAALPKLIENAESDATLVASARIPDRAELERLYHYAFAGKPIDF is encoded by the coding sequence GTGTGGTACTTTAATAGCCCCTTGATTGTCTTCGGCGAAGAGGCATTAAGCGAATTAACCCGCATCGAAGGGAAGAAAGCATTCATCGTGACCGATGCCAATATTGCCCGGTTGGGCTACGTGGAGATGGTCGCGCAACAACTGCGCGCAGCGGGATTAGAGTATCGAGTCTTTGCCGAAGTAGAGCCTGATCCTTCGCTGCAGACCGTGAGAAGAGGTGCAGACCTCATGCGCGAGTATGAACCGGACTGGATTATCGGCTTGGGGGGAGGATCTTCCATGGATGCGGCGAAGGCCATGTGGGTACTCTATGAGCATCCCGAGTTGGTGCCTGAGGGAATCAATCCGGTCGAACCGCTCAAGTTGCGCCAAAAAGCGCGGTTGATCACGATCCCGACTACGAGCGGCACTGGTGCTGAGGTCACCTGGGCGATTGTGCTGACCGATACGCAAGAGCAACGCAAATTATCACTTGGCTCACGTGAAAACATGGCCGACATGGCAATCGTGGATCCGGTGTTTGTCGCCGGATTGCCTCCGCAGATCACTGCCGATACTGGTATGGACGCCCTGACGCATGCAGTTGAGGGCTACACGACTGCCTGGCATAATGACTTCTGCGATGGTCTGTGCCTGATGGCGACCAAGCTGGTTTTTGATTATCTGCCGCGTGCGGTAGCCAATGGCAGGGACACGGAAGCGCGGGAGAAGATGCACAACGCTGCTTGTATCGCTGGCTTGGGCTTTGGCAATTCCTTAGCAGCGATGGCTCATGCAATGGGGCACTCCTTAGGCGCCGTTTTTCACATGCCCCATGGACGCGCTGTGGGTCTGGTCCTGCCCTACACGGTCGAATTCACAGGCAATGTGATAGCCGACCGCTACGCAGATATCGCTCGTTTTATCGGCCTCACCGTAGCATCACCAGAGGAAGGTGCGCGAGTACTGGCAAACCAGATCCGCAATTTAGCCAGGAACATCAACCAACCGCTGTCACTGCAAGATGCTGGTATTACCACACAGCAATTCGAAGCCGCTTTACCCAAATTGATCGAAAATGCCGAAAGCGATGCCACATTGGTGGCCAGTGCACGCATTCCTGACAGAGCAGAATTAGAGCGCCTTTACCACTATGCGTTTGCAGGCAAGCCAATTGACTTCTGA
- a CDS encoding SCP2 sterol-binding domain-containing protein, with amino-acid sequence MYKFGSEEWVKALQEAINASEAYAEAAKTWEGDFYFIVEPGGPIEKELVMYMDLWHGKCREVGVYEDRSAKTPAFVISAPLSVWRKVIDKKLDPIQGMMTRQMKLQGDMVKIMKAVKAAKELVECTTRVPTEFPE; translated from the coding sequence ATGTACAAGTTTGGATCCGAGGAGTGGGTCAAAGCACTGCAAGAAGCGATTAACGCCAGCGAGGCCTATGCAGAAGCGGCTAAAACCTGGGAAGGGGATTTTTATTTCATCGTTGAACCAGGCGGACCGATTGAAAAAGAGCTGGTCATGTATATGGATTTGTGGCATGGCAAGTGCCGCGAAGTCGGCGTATATGAGGACCGTTCGGCCAAGACGCCCGCGTTCGTGATCAGTGCCCCGCTCAGCGTATGGCGTAAAGTGATTGATAAGAAATTGGATCCCATCCAGGGCATGATGACGCGGCAGATGAAGCTCCAAGGTGACATGGTCAAGATCATGAAAGCGGTCAAAGCAGCCAAAGAATTGGTTGAATGTACGACCAGGGTCCCGACCGAATTCCCCGAGTAA
- a CDS encoding deoxynucleoside kinase has product MPERYYVAIEGPIGVGKTTLARLIHKQLDAELLLEVFEENPFLSKFYTDREKYAFQTQIFFLLSRYRQQHDVIAKVLQHSSLVSDYTFAKDQLFARLNLAGSELAVYEMLHGVLAEKIPLPDLVVYLRANLDVLLERIAVRDRTYERAMSSEYLAAVMQAYESFFANYNQAPVLTIDTNELNIVRKEEDLAYVLERIRSALGTGTHQRPLLEIETPAQERGRAIIEGRRRRLSDLQYWHRAADQETGTKGNLYRDFIALQAEVGNIANELGQVWATQEKWLEQVGNHEEAQARALQERIATLKERLAGSLACLLRLANDMGISLEEAYLARIRKGCNPPHA; this is encoded by the coding sequence GTGCCCGAGAGATATTACGTGGCTATCGAAGGCCCCATCGGTGTAGGGAAGACCACACTGGCGCGACTCATTCACAAGCAACTGGATGCAGAATTGCTCCTCGAGGTCTTTGAAGAGAATCCATTCCTCAGCAAATTCTATACTGACCGCGAGAAATATGCCTTTCAAACGCAGATTTTCTTCTTATTGAGTCGCTATCGCCAGCAGCATGATGTCATTGCCAAAGTGCTACAGCATTCCTCTTTGGTCAGTGATTACACCTTCGCCAAAGATCAACTTTTCGCCCGCTTGAACCTTGCCGGCAGCGAACTAGCAGTCTACGAAATGCTCCATGGCGTGCTCGCCGAAAAAATACCTCTGCCCGACCTAGTGGTCTATTTGCGGGCAAACTTGGATGTGCTGTTAGAGCGTATCGCTGTGCGAGACCGTACCTACGAGCGTGCCATGTCGAGCGAGTACCTAGCCGCTGTGATGCAAGCGTATGAGTCCTTCTTTGCCAACTATAATCAAGCACCAGTGCTCACCATTGACACAAACGAGCTCAATATCGTGCGCAAGGAAGAAGACCTAGCCTATGTGCTGGAACGCATCAGGTCAGCGCTGGGCACGGGCACGCATCAACGTCCCCTGTTGGAGATAGAGACACCAGCACAGGAGCGAGGCAGAGCTATCATCGAAGGACGGCGTCGCCGCTTGAGCGATTTGCAATACTGGCATCGTGCAGCAGATCAAGAAACTGGAACCAAAGGGAACCTATACCGTGATTTCATTGCTCTGCAGGCAGAGGTAGGCAACATCGCCAACGAATTGGGGCAAGTCTGGGCCACACAAGAGAAATGGCTGGAGCAAGTTGGCAATCACGAGGAAGCTCAGGCTCGCGCTCTGCAAGAGCGCATCGCCACTCTGAAGGAGCGCTTGGCTGGTTCTTTGGCTTGCTTGCTCCGATTGGCCAATGACATGGGCATCAGTTTGGAAGAAGCCTACCTGGCCAGGATTCGAAAAGGCTGCAACCCACCGCATGCATAA
- a CDS encoding deoxynucleoside kinase gives MKKFIAVAGNIGVGKSTLTALLSERLGWEAFYEAVDDNPYLADFYKDMRQWSFHSQIFFLSRRLRHLRQILDRPGTVVQDRSVYEDAEIFAENLYRQGHMTERDYHTYRELYEAMTLFLPPPDLVVYLRASVPTLMQRIRMRGRDFERDVSSEYLEQLNQLYEEWIEHFSLCPVLTVPSDNLDFVKYNSHMELIAAKIVEKLTGKEVVVFD, from the coding sequence ATGAAAAAGTTTATCGCCGTGGCTGGGAATATCGGAGTGGGTAAATCAACGCTCACCGCACTGCTGAGCGAAAGGTTGGGCTGGGAAGCTTTCTACGAAGCCGTAGATGACAACCCTTATTTGGCTGACTTTTATAAGGACATGCGCCAGTGGAGTTTTCATTCGCAGATCTTCTTCCTCTCGCGCCGCCTGCGCCACCTTCGCCAAATCCTCGACAGACCAGGCACGGTGGTACAAGACCGCAGCGTCTACGAAGATGCCGAGATTTTCGCCGAAAACCTGTACCGTCAGGGGCACATGACCGAGCGCGATTACCACACCTATCGCGAACTGTACGAAGCGATGACATTGTTTCTACCTCCGCCAGACCTGGTGGTTTACCTGCGTGCCTCCGTTCCCACCCTGATGCAGCGCATTCGCATGCGTGGACGCGATTTCGAGCGGGACGTCTCCTCTGAGTACCTCGAACAGTTGAATCAGCTTTACGAGGAGTGGATTGAGCATTTCTCGCTATGTCCAGTGCTGACCGTACCTTCTGACAACTTAGATTTTGTCAAGTATAACTCGCACATGGAGCTCATCGCGGCCAAGATTGTGGAGAAACTCACAGGGAAGGAGGTAGTCGTCTTTGACTGA
- a CDS encoding glycosyltransferase: MKLTIIITAYREEKTIGRAIEAFLAQDLPDDYELLVVCPDDETAAVVAEYAAQNAHIRLLRDHAEGKPAALNLALSAAKGEIMILSDGDVYVGPGAVGALLAAFADPKVGIVSGRPVSVNPRSTMLGYWSHVLVDAGAHQQRLLRASCGEFLECSGYLYAFRRSLVSPIPADSLAEDGLISHRIWEQGWRTAYAPEALVYVKYPTTYRDWMIQKIRSMGGYVQRYVNSSRGMRSFRREAIAGAWSALRYARSGRELWWTLLLFIARTYVWLRVWWEVKLRKKPFAALWQRVNSTK, translated from the coding sequence ATGAAACTCACGATTATTATTACTGCCTATCGCGAAGAAAAGACCATCGGACGGGCAATTGAAGCCTTTCTTGCGCAGGATTTGCCTGACGACTACGAACTGTTGGTGGTTTGTCCCGACGACGAGACGGCTGCCGTAGTAGCAGAGTACGCAGCGCAGAACGCACATATCCGACTCTTGCGTGACCATGCAGAGGGCAAGCCAGCCGCATTGAACCTGGCCTTAAGCGCTGCAAAAGGGGAGATTATGATCCTGAGCGATGGCGACGTCTATGTTGGCCCTGGCGCTGTGGGTGCGCTTTTAGCCGCATTCGCGGATCCCAAAGTTGGCATTGTGAGCGGGCGACCGGTTTCCGTGAACCCACGCAGCACGATGCTGGGCTATTGGTCGCATGTGCTCGTAGATGCTGGAGCACACCAACAGAGACTATTGCGGGCCAGCTGTGGGGAATTCCTAGAATGCTCTGGATACCTCTACGCCTTCCGTCGCTCATTGGTAAGCCCAATCCCCGCCGATTCGCTCGCAGAGGACGGACTCATCTCGCATCGCATCTGGGAACAGGGCTGGCGCACTGCCTATGCTCCAGAAGCTCTAGTGTATGTCAAATATCCAACCACCTACCGGGATTGGATGATACAGAAAATTCGCTCTATGGGTGGGTATGTACAGCGCTATGTGAACAGCTCAAGAGGCATGAGGTCATTTCGCCGTGAAGCAATTGCCGGGGCTTGGAGTGCTCTCCGATATGCTCGCAGTGGCAGAGAACTGTGGTGGACGCTATTATTGTTCATAGCCAGAACGTACGTCTGGCTGCGGGTTTGGTGGGAAGTCAAGCTGCGCAAGAAACCCTTTGCTGCTCTCTGGCAGCGAGTGAACAGCACCAAGTAG